The Paraburkholderia sp. SOS3 genome includes a region encoding these proteins:
- the cobA gene encoding uroporphyrinogen-III C-methyltransferase, whose product MGKVYLIGAGPGAADLITVRGARLLGIADVVLHDALIEPAMLEHAPHARKIAVGKRCGQRSTAQHFINKQIVDAAREHDVVVRLKGGDPMLFGRADEEMRALEAAGIEYEVVPGITAALASAAALQRSLTLRGVSRSVALATHSRAADTEAIREQVNADSLVFYMGRDSAPEIAQQLIDAGRAPATPVAIVEACSTPRERTLTLTLEGLAAGDAQQWLDPAQPSLLMIGDAFAERQRAAQNSDDSAEADTARDEQPGKGIRRVA is encoded by the coding sequence ATGGGTAAGGTGTATCTGATCGGTGCGGGGCCTGGTGCGGCGGACCTTATTACGGTGCGCGGTGCACGCTTGTTGGGCATCGCCGATGTCGTGCTGCACGATGCGCTGATCGAGCCGGCGATGCTCGAGCATGCGCCGCATGCGCGCAAGATCGCGGTCGGCAAGCGCTGCGGGCAGCGCTCGACCGCGCAGCACTTTATCAACAAGCAGATCGTCGATGCGGCGCGCGAGCATGATGTCGTGGTGCGGCTCAAGGGTGGCGATCCGATGCTGTTCGGCCGTGCCGACGAAGAAATGCGCGCGCTCGAAGCGGCCGGCATCGAATACGAGGTGGTGCCGGGCATTACCGCGGCGCTTGCCAGTGCGGCTGCGCTGCAGCGTTCGTTGACGCTGCGCGGCGTATCGCGCAGTGTCGCGCTGGCGACGCATAGCCGCGCCGCCGATACCGAGGCGATTCGCGAGCAGGTCAATGCCGACTCGCTCGTGTTCTATATGGGCCGTGACAGCGCGCCTGAAATCGCGCAGCAACTGATCGACGCGGGACGTGCACCGGCTACGCCGGTTGCGATCGTCGAAGCCTGCAGCACGCCGCGCGAGCGCACGCTGACGCTGACGCTCGAAGGCCTCGCGGCCGGCGACGCGCAGCAGTGGCTCGATCCGGCGCAGCCGAGTCTGCTGATGATCGGCGACGCATTCGCCGAGCGGCAGCGCGCGGCGCAGAACAGCGACGATTCAGCCGAGGCCGATACGGCTCGCGATGAACAGCCGGGCAAAGGCATCCGCAGGGTGGCGTGA
- a CDS encoding sulfate adenylyltransferase subunit 1, with the protein MSIHQPQDLGVLRFITAGSVDDGKSTLIGRLLYDSKAVLSDQLSALSRAKNKRTVGDEIDLSLLTDGLEAEREQGITIDVAYRYFATAKRKFIIADTPGHEQYTRNMVTGASTAHAAIILVDATRVTLENGVAQLLPQTKRHSAIVKLLGLQHVIVAINKMDLVDFNETRFNEIRDAYVELARQLGLTNVRFVPVSALKGDNIVSASERMPWYAGEPLLDVLEALPVETADHAALRFPVQWVARQDGSQADDFRGYMGRIESGEVKVGDAIVVLPANREATVAEIVAPVPGGTAQVDRAFAGQTVTIRLDRDVDVSRGDTFVLAGDLPQPAKKLEADLCWFDDTPLSTQRKYLLKQTTNTVFARIGAIRQVLDVHTLSHATDRHDLSMNDIGRVQLTLQKPLVADEYDTNPGTGAFVLIDEATHHTVAAGMIRALSA; encoded by the coding sequence ATGAGCATTCATCAACCGCAAGACCTCGGCGTGCTGCGTTTCATCACGGCAGGCAGTGTCGACGACGGCAAGAGCACGCTGATCGGCCGCCTGCTGTACGACAGCAAGGCCGTGCTGTCCGATCAGCTGTCGGCGCTGTCGCGCGCGAAGAACAAGCGTACCGTCGGCGACGAAATCGACCTGTCGCTGCTGACCGACGGCCTCGAAGCCGAACGCGAGCAGGGCATTACGATCGACGTGGCATATCGCTATTTCGCCACGGCGAAGCGCAAGTTCATCATCGCCGATACGCCGGGGCACGAGCAGTACACGCGCAACATGGTGACCGGCGCATCGACCGCGCATGCGGCGATCATTCTCGTCGACGCGACGCGCGTGACGCTCGAAAACGGTGTGGCGCAACTGCTGCCGCAAACGAAGCGCCACAGCGCGATCGTGAAACTGCTTGGTTTGCAGCATGTGATCGTCGCGATCAACAAGATGGACCTCGTCGATTTCAACGAAACGCGCTTCAACGAGATTCGCGACGCGTATGTCGAACTTGCGCGCCAGCTCGGCTTGACGAATGTGCGCTTCGTGCCGGTGTCGGCGCTGAAGGGCGACAACATCGTCAGCGCGAGCGAGCGCATGCCGTGGTATGCGGGCGAGCCGCTGCTCGACGTGCTCGAGGCACTGCCGGTTGAAACAGCGGACCACGCGGCGCTGCGCTTTCCGGTGCAATGGGTGGCGCGCCAGGACGGCAGCCAGGCCGACGACTTTCGCGGCTATATGGGCCGTATCGAGTCCGGCGAAGTGAAGGTGGGCGACGCGATTGTCGTGCTGCCGGCCAATCGCGAAGCAACGGTCGCGGAAATCGTCGCGCCGGTGCCGGGCGGCACCGCGCAAGTCGATCGCGCGTTCGCGGGCCAGACGGTGACGATTCGCCTCGACCGGGACGTCGACGTATCGCGCGGCGATACGTTCGTGCTCGCGGGCGACCTGCCGCAGCCGGCGAAGAAGCTCGAAGCGGATCTGTGCTGGTTCGACGACACGCCGCTGTCGACGCAGCGCAAGTACCTGCTGAAGCAGACCACCAACACGGTGTTCGCGCGCATCGGCGCGATCAGACAGGTGCTCGATGTGCATACGCTGTCGCATGCCACCGACCGGCACGACCTGTCGATGAACGATATCGGACGCGTGCAGCTGACGCTGCAAAAGCCGCTCGTGGCCGACGAGTATGATACGAACCCGGGCACGGGCGCATTCGTGCTGATCGATGAGGCGACGCATCATACGGTCGCCGCGGGCATGATTCGTGCACTTTCTGCTTGA
- a CDS encoding carboxymuconolactone decarboxylase family protein produces MFDMKHLTRLKKLDENAPDLMKTFWAFDKAAFEAGALSEQTKQIIAVAVALTTQCPYCIELHTTAARKAGATDQQLTEAAMVAAAMRAGAAVTHSTHLFKD; encoded by the coding sequence ACCCGACTCAAGAAGCTGGACGAAAACGCACCTGATCTGATGAAGACCTTCTGGGCATTCGACAAGGCCGCGTTCGAAGCCGGCGCGTTAAGCGAGCAGACGAAGCAGATCATCGCGGTCGCCGTGGCGCTGACCACGCAATGCCCGTATTGCATCGAACTGCATACGACGGCGGCGCGCAAGGCCGGCGCAACCGACCAGCAGTTGACGGAAGCGGCTATGGTCGCCGCGGCGATGCGCGCGGGCGCGGCCGTGACGCACTCGACGCATCTGTTCAAGGACTGA
- the cysD gene encoding sulfate adenylyltransferase subunit CysD — protein sequence MSTTLEPTVTAPLTNTGNRMDHLDWLEAESIHILRELVAECSKPALLFSGGKDSVVVLHLALKAFGLGANRQTQLPFPLVHIDTGHNYEEVIDFRDRRAQQIGAELVVGHVEDSIRRGTVRLRRETDSRNAVQAVTLLETIEQYGYTAMIGGARRDEEKARAKERIFSFRDEFGQWDPKAQRPELWSLYNARLHAGEHLRVFPISNWTELDVWQYIAREQLELPSIYYAHTREIVRRNGLLVPVTPLTPMREGETSEQALVRFRTVGDISCTCPVASDADTVEKIIAETAVTEITERGATRMDDQTSEAAMEQRKKQGYF from the coding sequence ATGAGCACGACGCTCGAACCTACTGTGACCGCACCGCTTACGAATACCGGCAACCGGATGGACCACCTTGACTGGCTCGAAGCCGAGTCGATCCATATCCTGCGCGAGCTGGTCGCCGAATGCAGCAAGCCTGCGCTGCTGTTCTCGGGCGGCAAGGACTCGGTGGTGGTGCTGCATCTCGCGCTGAAGGCATTCGGCCTCGGCGCGAACCGGCAGACCCAGCTGCCGTTCCCGCTCGTGCATATCGACACGGGCCACAACTACGAGGAAGTGATCGACTTCCGCGATCGTCGCGCGCAGCAGATCGGCGCCGAGCTCGTGGTCGGCCACGTCGAAGATTCGATCCGCCGCGGCACGGTGCGTCTGCGTCGCGAGACCGATTCGCGCAACGCGGTGCAGGCGGTCACACTGCTCGAAACGATCGAGCAATACGGCTATACCGCGATGATCGGCGGCGCGCGCCGCGACGAAGAAAAGGCCCGTGCGAAAGAGCGGATCTTCTCGTTCCGCGACGAGTTCGGCCAATGGGATCCGAAGGCGCAGCGCCCCGAGCTGTGGAGCCTGTATAACGCGCGTCTGCATGCGGGCGAGCATCTGCGCGTGTTCCCGATCTCGAACTGGACCGAACTCGACGTGTGGCAATACATCGCGCGCGAGCAGCTCGAACTGCCGTCGATCTATTACGCGCATACGCGCGAGATCGTGCGCCGCAACGGGCTTCTCGTGCCGGTCACGCCGCTTACGCCGATGCGCGAGGGCGAGACGAGCGAACAGGCGCTCGTGCGTTTCCGCACGGTCGGCGACATCAGCTGCACGTGCCCGGTCGCAAGCGATGCGGACACGGTCGAAAAGATCATCGCCGAAACGGCGGTGACCGAGATCACGGAACGCGGCGCCACGCGGATGGACGACCAGACGTCCGAAGCCGCGATGGAACAGCGCAAGAAGCAAGGTTATTTCTGA